A window of Streptomyces armeniacus contains these coding sequences:
- a CDS encoding response regulator: protein MIRVLIADDEALMRTGVRLILENDDEINIVAEAQDAHEAVEACRAHPVDVALLDIRMPGDGITAVAEITRHSPRTRVVMVTAFGEETSVTRALRAGAHGYLLKDTGPRDLIDAVRRAAAGELVLAPQVTRQLVDFRTRMGQGSDVASGRIADLTPAERDVLRLLGTGLSNAEIATQLHLSPGTVKAHISSILTRTDCTNRVQAAVLAHEAGLLD from the coding sequence ATGATCCGAGTGCTGATCGCCGACGACGAGGCGCTGATGCGCACCGGGGTCCGGCTGATCCTGGAGAACGACGACGAGATCAACATCGTGGCCGAGGCCCAGGACGCCCATGAGGCCGTCGAAGCCTGCCGCGCCCACCCCGTCGACGTCGCCCTTCTCGACATCCGCATGCCCGGGGACGGCATCACCGCCGTCGCCGAGATCACCCGGCACTCGCCCCGCACCCGAGTGGTGATGGTGACGGCCTTCGGCGAGGAAACCAGCGTCACCCGCGCCCTGCGCGCCGGAGCCCACGGCTACCTACTCAAGGACACTGGCCCCCGCGACCTCATCGACGCCGTACGCCGCGCCGCCGCCGGAGAACTCGTCCTCGCCCCGCAGGTCACCCGCCAACTCGTCGACTTCCGCACCCGGATGGGCCAGGGCAGCGACGTCGCGTCAGGCCGGATCGCGGACCTGACACCGGCCGAACGGGACGTCCTCCGGCTGCTCGGCACCGGCCTCTCCAACGCCGAGATCGCCACCCAGCTCCACCTGAGCCCCGGCACGGTCAAGGCCCACATCAGCAGCATCCTCACCCGCACCGACTGCACCAACCGGGTCCAGGCGGCGGTGCTGGCGCACGAGGCGGGGCTGCTCGACTGA
- a CDS encoding helicase-associated domain-containing protein encodes MSTDQRNGCAAPRTLADDLRARDDDALAALLRSRPDLLSPVPNDLTQLATRAGTRASVVRAVERLDRFALQAAEALAVAADPCSYDDLRSLLTGSDDGHPAGDCAARLPYALRTLRDRALLWGGDERLRLVRTAREVLAPSTSSPSPTGLGPTLAEATSGMSPGRLQEILCAVGLTPTHDSVSALAALGELFADRDRTNALLAAAPEQSGAVLEKLLWGPPYGTAEHRTPSAPLGWLLDRGLLIPAGDRTVVLPREIALQLRGGRAHRMLEPVPPAVRARREHTPKTVDATAAAQAYTALGVLEELLGGWEAEPLPVLRSGGLGVRDLKRTAVMLDLPEPVAAFWVELAYAAGLLASDGATDESYAPTPAYDDWLADPPGTRWARLVTAWLSATRVPGLVGARDAKGRALAALGPGLDRGLAPDVRHRTLALLAGLPPGGAPDADDVVARIGWERPLRGANPVEDGAEGEGDASEALRTRLTRWTLAEAELLGLTGRGALAAYARELIPPQAQPNGAGEGTADGADDGAADEAAATDGAADEAAESAAPSSDPGAWGRALTAQELAVAAGQAAHGLAPLLPEPVDHVLLQADLTAVAPGPLERRLGAALRVLADVESKGGATVYRFTPGSVRRALDAGRTAADVHAFLAAHSRTPVPQPLTYLIDDVARRHGRLRVGAASSYVRCDDDALLAEILADKRSAPLRLRLLAPTVLASPAPPDQLLTRLREMGYAPAAESADGDVLIARADAHRTPRRTPPEPTPDGPPVPDRTLLGAAVRAIRAGDHAATAAHKPNPHKAKVPSNARTPNGELPRTASPDTLATMQSAALTGSALWIGYVNADGAASQRVIAPVRVEGGFVTAYDHTADEVRTYPLHRITGVAELAED; translated from the coding sequence ATGAGCACAGACCAGCGGAACGGCTGCGCCGCGCCCCGTACGCTCGCCGACGACCTCCGCGCGCGCGACGACGACGCGCTCGCCGCACTCCTGCGCAGCCGCCCCGACCTGCTCTCGCCCGTGCCGAACGACCTCACGCAGCTGGCCACCCGCGCGGGCACCCGTGCGTCGGTCGTGCGGGCGGTGGAGCGGCTCGACCGGTTCGCTTTGCAGGCGGCGGAGGCGCTGGCCGTGGCGGCGGACCCGTGCTCGTACGACGACCTGCGGTCGCTGCTCACCGGCAGTGACGATGGGCATCCGGCGGGCGACTGCGCCGCGCGGCTTCCGTACGCGCTGCGCACCCTCCGGGACCGCGCGCTGCTGTGGGGCGGCGACGAGCGGCTGCGGCTCGTACGGACCGCGCGTGAGGTGCTGGCGCCCAGTACGTCCAGCCCGTCGCCGACCGGGCTGGGGCCGACCCTCGCCGAGGCCACCTCGGGCATGTCGCCGGGCCGGCTGCAGGAGATCCTGTGCGCCGTCGGGCTCACCCCGACGCACGACTCGGTGAGCGCGCTGGCCGCGCTCGGCGAGCTGTTCGCGGACAGGGACCGTACGAACGCGCTTCTCGCCGCCGCGCCGGAGCAGAGCGGCGCCGTGCTGGAGAAGCTGTTGTGGGGGCCGCCGTACGGAACGGCCGAGCACCGTACGCCGAGCGCGCCCCTGGGGTGGCTGCTGGACCGAGGGCTGCTGATCCCGGCGGGCGACCGTACGGTCGTGCTGCCGCGCGAGATCGCGCTCCAGCTGCGGGGTGGCCGCGCGCACCGGATGCTGGAGCCGGTGCCGCCCGCCGTACGGGCACGCCGCGAGCACACGCCGAAGACGGTGGACGCGACGGCGGCGGCGCAGGCGTACACGGCGCTGGGCGTCCTGGAGGAGCTGCTGGGCGGCTGGGAGGCCGAGCCGCTGCCGGTGCTGCGGTCGGGCGGCCTCGGCGTACGGGACCTGAAGCGGACCGCCGTCATGCTGGATCTCCCCGAGCCGGTCGCTGCGTTCTGGGTCGAACTCGCCTACGCCGCCGGGCTGCTGGCCTCCGACGGCGCCACGGACGAGAGCTACGCGCCCACTCCGGCGTACGACGACTGGCTGGCCGATCCGCCCGGCACGCGCTGGGCGCGGCTGGTGACAGCCTGGCTGTCGGCCACCCGCGTACCGGGGCTGGTTGGCGCGCGCGACGCCAAGGGGCGTGCGCTGGCGGCGCTCGGGCCGGGCCTGGACCGCGGGCTGGCGCCGGACGTACGGCACCGTACGCTCGCGCTGCTCGCCGGCCTCCCGCCGGGCGGCGCGCCGGACGCCGACGACGTGGTGGCGCGTATCGGCTGGGAGCGGCCGCTGCGCGGCGCGAATCCGGTCGAGGACGGCGCCGAGGGGGAGGGGGACGCGAGCGAGGCGCTGCGTACGCGGCTCACCCGCTGGACGCTGGCCGAGGCCGAACTGCTCGGGCTGACGGGGCGGGGCGCGCTGGCGGCGTACGCGCGGGAGCTGATCCCGCCGCAGGCGCAGCCGAACGGGGCCGGGGAGGGGACCGCAGACGGCGCGGATGACGGCGCAGCGGACGAAGCCGCGGCGACCGACGGCGCGGCGGACGAAGCCGCGGAGAGCGCCGCCCCGTCGTCCGACCCCGGCGCCTGGGGCCGCGCCCTCACTGCCCAGGAACTGGCCGTCGCCGCCGGACAGGCCGCGCACGGGCTGGCCCCGCTGCTCCCCGAACCCGTCGACCACGTGCTGCTGCAGGCCGACTTGACGGCCGTCGCGCCCGGCCCCCTGGAACGGCGGCTCGGGGCCGCGCTGCGCGTGCTCGCGGACGTCGAGTCCAAGGGCGGCGCCACCGTCTACCGCTTCACCCCCGGCTCCGTACGGCGGGCGCTCGACGCGGGCCGTACGGCGGCGGATGTGCACGCCTTCCTGGCGGCGCACTCCCGTACGCCGGTGCCGCAGCCGCTGACGTACCTCATCGACGACGTGGCACGGCGGCACGGCAGGCTGCGCGTGGGCGCGGCGTCCTCGTACGTGCGGTGCGACGACGACGCGCTGCTCGCGGAGATCCTCGCGGACAAGCGCTCCGCGCCGCTGCGCCTGCGGCTGCTCGCCCCCACGGTGCTGGCCTCGCCCGCGCCGCCGGACCAACTCCTCACGCGGCTGCGCGAGATGGGCTACGCACCGGCCGCCGAGTCCGCCGACGGCGACGTCCTCATCGCACGCGCCGACGCCCACCGCACCCCGCGCCGTACGCCCCCGGAACCGACACCGGACGGCCCGCCGGTGCCGGACCGTACGCTGCTCGGCGCGGCCGTACGGGCCATCCGCGCCGGAGACCACGCGGCGACGGCGGCACACAAACCGAACCCGCACAAGGCGAAGGTGCCGTCCAACGCCCGCACCCCCAACGGCGAACTCCCCCGCACCGCCTCCCCGGACACCCTCGCCACCATGCAGTCCGCCGCCCTGACGGGCTCCGCCCTGTGGATCGGCTACGTCAACGCCGACGGCGCCGCGAGCCAGCGCGTGATCGCCCCGGTACGGGTGGAGGGCGGCTTCGTCACGGCCTACGACCACACGGCAGACGAGGTCCGCACATACCCGCTGCACCGCATCACGGGGGTCGCGGAACTCGCGGAGGACTGA
- a CDS encoding DUF397 domain-containing protein: MSTHPGPSRAEWVKSSYSNGNGGGCVEWAPAYVSSGAVPVRDSKDPGGPALVFEPSAWASFVAGVKGGEFAA; this comes from the coding sequence ATGAGCACCCACCCCGGCCCTTCCCGCGCGGAATGGGTCAAGTCGAGCTACAGCAACGGCAATGGCGGCGGCTGCGTCGAGTGGGCGCCCGCGTACGTCAGCTCGGGCGCCGTCCCCGTACGCGACAGCAAGGACCCCGGCGGCCCGGCGCTCGTGTTCGAGCCGTCCGCGTGGGCGTCGTTCGTGGCGGGCGTAAAGGGCGGCGAGTTCGCGGCCTGA
- a CDS encoding helix-turn-helix domain-containing protein, producing MPAQPRQLTPDRSARHLFGAKMRAQRERAGMALEGLSDVVNISRSHLSRIETAERMPPPDLPPRLDAAFGTDGIFEELYRLASREIHPDQYQRRMELEARAQVIGEYTAQIVPGLLQTEDYARALFTEVRPWEATQQDFEEIEELVTARMSRQARLAGDSPLEYTAVLDEGALRRGFGGAAVMRAQLAHLAQLTLTKKTMVQVLPLESGGHPLLSGMLTLLTVDKGTRVAYEESITTGTLVEEMGSVVYLQRAYDLLRARALSPEDSAAFIRSAMEDLPT from the coding sequence GTGCCCGCACAACCTCGCCAGCTGACCCCCGACCGAAGCGCCCGGCACCTGTTCGGGGCCAAGATGCGCGCCCAACGCGAGCGCGCGGGCATGGCCCTGGAGGGCCTGTCCGACGTGGTGAACATCAGCCGCAGCCACCTGTCCCGCATCGAGACGGCCGAGAGGATGCCGCCGCCCGACCTGCCGCCGAGGCTCGACGCGGCGTTCGGTACGGACGGCATCTTCGAGGAGCTGTACCGGCTGGCGAGCCGGGAGATCCACCCGGACCAGTACCAGCGCCGAATGGAACTGGAGGCCCGCGCACAGGTGATCGGGGAGTACACCGCCCAGATCGTGCCGGGTCTGCTCCAGACCGAGGACTACGCCCGCGCCCTGTTCACCGAGGTCCGCCCCTGGGAGGCCACACAGCAAGACTTCGAGGAGATCGAGGAGTTGGTCACGGCCCGGATGAGCCGCCAGGCGCGGCTGGCCGGTGACTCGCCGCTGGAGTACACGGCCGTGCTGGACGAAGGGGCGCTGCGGCGCGGCTTCGGCGGAGCAGCCGTCATGCGGGCCCAGCTCGCCCACCTCGCGCAGCTGACGCTCACCAAGAAGACGATGGTGCAGGTCCTCCCCCTCGAAAGCGGGGGACATCCGCTGCTCAGCGGCATGCTCACGCTGCTGACCGTGGACAAGGGGACGAGGGTGGCCTACGAAGAGAGCATCACCACCGGCACATTGGTCGAGGAAATGGGGAGCGTCGTGTATCTCCAGCGGGCATACGATCTGCTGAGGGCGCGCGCCCTGTCGCCGGAGGACTCGGCGGCGTTCATCCGCTCCGCGATGGAGGATCTTCCGACATGA